Within Wyeomyia smithii strain HCP4-BCI-WySm-NY-G18 chromosome 2, ASM2978416v1, whole genome shotgun sequence, the genomic segment ATGATCTGGTCAGTATTATTTTCATACGTTCATAAATACTACTCATTAGATTCTACCCAAAATATTCATATTTCGGGCCCAGCAATGAGCAATCAAAGTTACTCGTTGAAAATCAGATGAGAGAGTACTACTCGAGAATTTATTCAAGCGTGCTCTAAGTTttgtactgtttttttttttttttttttttttttcaatttgcagaTGCCGAATAGTTGGGAAGATGACAACTTGgtcagtattttttttatttttccatgtGTACTTATTAGATtcttaccgataaaatcaaattTCGAAAGTAAGAGATCTCGTATCTTGGCTGAAAAAATTACACTAACACTAAGATTGTGCTAAACGATAAATTTTTCCAATTTCAAGAAGGTCAAATCGAAACGCCTTCGATTGATTCTTATTTGTTCTGAGGCCAAAACCTGATGACCCTAAAACCTGCCCGGTAGGGATCATTTGCGCATAAAACAATAatgatgaatgatcaacacatGTAACAAACAAActagtttttttaatttcgatcaaagtcaaataatgGTGGAAAGTTTTAGCTGTATAAGTTCATTAGATTTCTGCATTAattgacaaaaaataaaacccTTCGAATTTATTATCTTTTTCATCTCTACAGATTGCGGATTACGAGGTATATGATATAGGTAGGTATAGGTATATGGATGgtatatacatttttgtttaaaccCATAAGTCGAAAACTGtataataaataatttcttTCAGGTCACAAAATGGACCCGAAGGACTGGAAAGCGGCAGATGATGCAATAATTAAATATTATTGCACCCATTCAACAAACGGaaaatgtaatattattttGTAATCTGTGGGAAACGGCAAAGTCTTGTGAGGGATAACGAAATATGCGTCTATGCGTCGGCCAATCGTAAACTAAAGATACCGTACAATTTTTGGAACAAAATTTCCGTTACCAGTAAGATGTTTTTAAAAGTTCCTCCACGAAGACAGCGACATTTAGAAAGATTAAATTGTTGCACAataatttcagaaaataaaccAGAATTTGTGTATATAATTGATTaatgaataattgaaaataaagagaTCTGCTCTTGATATTTATGAACTTTGCCTAATCTCATCAACTGTTCAACTGAAATCATCAATAATTTACTGTAACAGTTGACTGTAAAATTAGCAATTACCCTTCCATTAGTAGTCTTGCCAGTTTTCATTCATTCACGCCCCAAAGCTCGGCTTCCGTCTAATTCCTCAACTAATCGAACCGGAACCAATCGCAACGAGTTGGTGTGAAATTATGCAGGATTTTACCTTCTGTTTGACTATTTAAAAGGTGGCAGGTAAGTCCACAGCCGCATTTCTCCAGTCAGTTTTAACTTCTAAACGTAAACacacagaaaacaaaaataaaacaaaacaatgacaGCAGTGTTGCGTGTATTTTTGATTGTGCTCGTGTTTGTTTGCGGCTTATTAGCTCAGGTCAGTTGCGAAAAGCGGAAAAGCAGAAATCAACTTCAATTATAATTTTTGTGCCACTGAAACACAGGATCTAGTAACAGATTTGGCAAAGCAATCCGATGACGTCACCAGCAGTCCTCCGGCTAAGCGATCCGTGGATGCTCTAGGAATTATGAAGAAACGATCGGCCGATCCTCGACAATTCCCAGCAATGGTTCATGCTTTGGTAAGTTAAGTGAACATTTTTCGTACATTGCTTCCTAAAATTTCACCGAATTGGTGTGAGTTTTTAACGAATGCCTGAATCGTCGGTTTTTTGGTAGAATGAagtaacccgtaaagacccgggacagaacttgttttttgaaaatgctcattctcagcactggaatggcctatttgggaaaacttggaattttgtTCAAGGGAAATAgtagctctaagttttggttaaGGTACCACCCCTCTGGATCCCTCCTcatttttgtgagacgcaaatatgtctgtgtttttttctaattttgcaaacagattgagcaaacactgggaattttcatacgtatcaattgttccatgtatcaaatcatgtcaggtggatgaaatatggtatgtaagagtgaatttttgaGTTTCCAAACAATtttagtacaaaatcacaaatcaacgtattttttttttaaatttcaaacaacaaaaccgtttttcaaattctaagctctacatttttgcggtagatctcctgaatccatacgcgatgaaatatttattttagcatgcaaatgtTTTGAGAAATACCAGTttgaattcaccaaagtacgtatttgattttttatgtaaatacgtagttttgtgattttgtactgaaataatttagaaactccaaaattcactcttacataccatatttcatctacctgacataatttgatacaaggagcaattgatacgtatgaaaattcccagtgtttgcttaATCTGtttacaaaataagaaaaaaaacacagacatatttgcgtctcacgaaaacggggaggggtccagaggggtggcacctttaccaaaacttagagctactattccccttgaataaaattccaagttttcccaaatcggccgttccagtgctgagaacgagcattttcaaaaaacaagttctgtCCCGGGTTTTTACGGGGTAATATGTGAAAGAGTTTGGAACATGAATAGATATAAAGCAGTTTgcaattttcatccgatttcagcaccaaaagattcaacTTTGATATAACATCAGTGGTGCGCCGAAAGAATTTTCTCATTATCCAGTTTTCCAGTTTTCTCATATATGTTAGAAATTGTATAAATGTTTGAACATAATCTCACGATTATTAGTTCTaagttcataaaattacttccacacACCGTTTTTATAGTTTTGGGTTTTATGgtgatatatttttatttaataatttacaTAATCTGACAGTTGTTTTAATGAATTGAAAGTTAAAAAGAACTTAGCCTAGCAATTTTCTGTTTAAATATGTGCGCTGGTTCGCCAAAGTTAAAAACTTGTTCAAAAAACTTGTTGTAAAAATTATCGGTGATTGAGCCCAGTGAAATATGATCACTTCACAATTTGCTGTGCTCAGTGTCAAGGCatttagtttacaccacgtcacaaagCAGTTCAGTAGCGACTGTAAACGGTAGCAATCCTCGATATTacgaatttttaaaaaaaaattaaatcatcgGCGTGAACAAGTCTGCAGCCTATTCCTAGGGCACTAGCAGCgtcgttgaaaaaaattatgaaaagtatCGGCCCGAGATTACTGCCCTGCGGTCCACCAGATTTGTTCGTAAAGGAAACTGAGACAACAGAACCCAGCTTAACTTGCAACGTTCTATCACACAAAATGCTGATCAGAggaaatgtaatttttcgtgcagTTTAGAACAACAGTGCTAACAATAATTTCGAACATTTTGGATGGCGCACATAAATTAGTTATTCCACGATAGTTCCGTATATTTCgacccttttcaaaaattagtcgagattgaaaaaatattcttagcacaaaatgacatcttaagCCTATAGGAAAATTAGACTGGTTAGCGGTTGGGGTCATGCCGAACTTCAAAAACCGGCCATGTGACAAAATAACCTTTCAGCTCAACcgaacatgatttaggggtgttTCAAAGCGTTTAGAGTTgtgtttttttaccctagaaaaTCTACCTAGGGAGAGAACAAGAAATTGGGAAAACCGAATTTTTCATTTCGATGCCGAATGACCTAAATATGCATAAAACTTAAAGATTCGGTGTTctctcgagaaaaaaaaaattagacgaCAGTTGACCTTCTGAGACATAATCATTTGTTGGGCAACCGAAGGGCATAATATGAAACACTTTAGAATTGGTTTCAGGGCCGGATTAAGACGGCGGGGGGGCTGGAGCAATCTTGTtcgtgaggccctcttttcttaaaacatttagaggtatcgttctggaaggtgacgagcaaaaaaaaaggtcgcctcaGGACTAGGGTGGGGGGGAGCTTGAATCGGAAGGCCCGGGGCAATAAAAGCTGCTGCTTCCATCCGCTGTCGCTACTGCTAAGTGGGGACTACTCTGctggtacccggataactgtcccataatgaaaaacaacatgttgagaaaacggcgatttaatattatctgtgaattttcggatttccagctattacatccagaaccaatgaccataacagtttcatggcaccacaagtttattgTTGAGAACAACaaaacatggatggaattggttttacgttataaaacttgaaaaaagacaaaataggacaaaatatgcgggtacatttcaaaagtactcgcatattttgtcccatcacatataaattcaaccagcaaccggcagtatcattggcaacgtaaattatactacagaaaaacaacattagtctagttcattaaatgacatacttcaaTATGCCTAAAATTATCCGATTTACACTAATTTGGAGCagaattatatgtttgcagtttgtaccactatgcagtgggactgtaatgcgggtactttcaatatgggacaaaaaatttcaatatgGGTTTCCTACTAAgatagttttttaattcaataacaataaatttagttttaattgtttttgagACCACTCTAGCTAAAAAGAAATGAACCACTCTAATGAAAATATAGGTTAAAATgcctaaggcgacatccataaattgcATAAGGCAAGAACcccgtaacgccaacacctacctcCCCATGAAAATTACGttacgctgtagaagaatttgataaaaatgctcgtgtttggagagtctctccagagattttttgttacgtaaagCTGATCTTACCTCCACCCCTCCCCTATGTAAAAAATCGTCACGTCCAAGGATACCCCGCTCCCCCTATGggggttacgtaatttatggatgccgcctaagaACCATTGAAATAATGTACATGTGGTTTGGAGCGAGTTGTGAGTCATTTTAAAAGCCAattctaaagtaataaaaaaaactttctgttGCCCAAAAAACGAAGTTCCAGAAGATTAACtgtcggcaaaaaaaaaatgttttttgggaTTACACCATTTCCaagttatttgtaaaaaaaaaatcgattcaccATGGTAAATTTTCGTGGGTCAAAAAAttacaactttgagcgcttcgAGGCACCTGAATCAtgtccgatttagctgaaatttggcATGGGTATTTTTTCTGGGTCAATAAACAAagtgtacatggtcggttcgatgatgattttttccatacagTCATTGTCAAATCTCTGCAAAGTTAGAGTCAAATCAAAAATatgaattgaaaaatacatcagAATTGAGGCTTTTTTATAAAATTGCTTTATGGTTGTCCAGcggctctgtggttagcaatGTCGGTCGGCTATCTCTTCCACACGGCTGTGATATTCGAGtttgattcccgatcgagtcgaggatcttttcgagctggaaattttctcgactcagcactggggcacggtgtatcgttgtacttatcctacacatgctattagccccaaggataagcgtgcgatattgttttcatatgcacggaaaacaaaatctacCCAACCAGAGGGTACAAACTACCTGAAATGATATGCACCTTATAAAACTTACGTTTTGGGTAGTTTTGCAATGCTATCGCTGAGTCATTTCAACTTAATTTATTTTGGACAGGCTTTTACTCAATGATGGTGTTTTGTCAAAAAGTCAACATTGAGTAGTTTGAACCCAATAttggatgaaaaacaaactggtTGAAAATTCATAACCCGCGTGATGAAATTGATTTCGCGAAAGTGGCAGAGATTTCTTTGATATTGGTAGTTTTGGTTTTAAATTGGTGATGTTAAGTGAAGAACGTGCTGTTGTGCTTCTGTTTTTAAATAATAGCCGCAAATTAAGAAAAAGATTGAAATTGCATTGTGAGAATGGAGCTATGAACGGATGCACTTAAAAGGGAAATTAGGTGAGCAAGTTTGAGATagattttatacatttttataCATGATCCGCTTTTTTTAACTAATCAATCGAATGAAATTAACTGAAATCTACCCAAGGCATAGTTTAAAAGGTTGAACTAAACCTTGGGTATTTTTGACGTATTATTACTCTTAGTACTATATACCTTCTATTGAACTAATCTACAACTACTCAAAATTGGTTTCCTGCACGAAACAACGCTGTTGAGTGAAATCGACATGAAAATGGGAACTTTTCGTTTTCCGTGTGCACAAACACGTAGAATAATACCATATCTGTAAAAATTTTGTTATTGTAGTGTCTTTGACGCAAACTTACGTTTTAATCAGAGCTTATCAAACAAGCATACTTAAATGTGTAATAATACACTtatataagacaggctgtcgtgaTTTTACGCTATTCGTGCAGTCGTGTCTAATACACAACTTCATTCATCTCTATGTCATAGCCGCGGCACAACTGTTGATCAGTTTACAAGCCTTTTTAAATCTTGCGCTGCTTTCTCACAATATTGATGTGCTTTCGCACCATCCTTTGAAATGCGCAATTGTAACAGGGCGCAGGGGTTATCCATATCAGGAGGGGAGGAAGTTAAATCACATCGTATCAGGAGGGGAGGaagttaaaaaaatagtgaCGATTTTGTGAAGTGAAGGAGTGGAAGAGAAGCGGGGATCTGAAGTTGTGCGACGTCACATAGAGgatatttggaaataaaaagttgattttaaaaattgtttagtttacCTTTCCGTTTATTCACAACTAGTTTCAAGGATCTTTCATATTATATTTATTGCCTCTTGTTCAAAAAAACTTTGAGGAACAGAGTTGGTGCTATTCGGGAATTGAATTTTGCATCGCAGTACCAAGGTGAAATTTTAAACGGGAGTTTTCGACCATTTTAAAACGTCTcgttttttaccattttgtatCGTTCTACGAAAGTTTCTAAACTGTCAGAAATTTGTTGGAGTTTTTGAATACATCGTGTGTCTTTCTGGCAAAACCGTACCACTTCCTTTCGTAAACGGTATGCGGACTGACGAAAAGTCAGGGTTGCAAGTTGAGACCATGAGAGTTATGCTAATTGTTACGCAAAATACCGATCTTTCACGTGACAAATTCCACGAGCGAGTCACTCTCCTGACCAATTTTGATACtacagatggcgagtcggctggattttggacgagtagctcgtctTCAAAAATGCTCCACTCGTTCGTGCTCGAAAGTGCTTAGCTGTCACTAGCCAAGTTTCATTCGCGTTCCCTAATATCAATGGAATATAGAATCGTTCGGAGATGTTTCAAGTCTCAAGTTTAAAGGACTTCTCCTTTGTTAATAGTGATGACGTGGAACTCCAAAaacattgtgaaaaaaatatattcggtagatttttgaaagattttttcacaaattttgaaaagtttatGCTTTTCAGGGCCGTTAGACTATTAGGAGTACCGTTTCGAATGGCATTAGCTCATTGACCGAGATCAACGTCATAATCGCAAAGCTCGTGATTTTGGCCTATTTTTCGctactaatacagacaaatgtcttcgTCTTCCTCACATGTAAATACCTCATTGCCCTGATACAatatttctcgcgtaatttttcaaagggacctaagtaacataaatattaaacgggacacaaacacttatggttcttacaatgtaaaaattaccttttttaccgaccggtttcgggtaagctGTTACCCATCTACGGGGCGATGTCCAACTAATTAGTAGGAGAGAGTTACAATTTCAGTTTGGTGAGGTGGAAGAGAGGCGATAGTATGGGAGCATCATCTTCGTTCATAAGCGGCTGTTCCGATGTCATGATATGCATCGACTCCCATGCATTAAGTTGCGAcgattttctaatatttttcaaaattttcgcgtTGTCCCAATCGACATTGTGTTGGAGGGAAATAGCATGACTTGCCACACTTGATTCGTTGGCTCGTTTGTTGGCTACAGCTTTCTTATGCTcgtttaaacgaactttgaactTGCGccgtgtttggccaatgtacacAGCTGAACAATCCtggcattcaattttgtagATTCCAGACTTCTCATTGGGCGGAATTTTATCTTTCGCGTTACACAAaagatcacaaaaaaaaacctaagtaacaatgacagattctctcctctctcacattgtttcgttaattacgtcgtccttatatatattttctaagctttcttccccttaatcgagagatagtaatactgtcttgcttactatgcattgagtgttatgaaatatggaaaaaataacatattttttgatcaaagagaaagtaaacaatgagagtctctcaatgttagataggtcgctttggaaaattacgcgagatttgaCTCTCCTTGTCGGTGACTGGAGACATGACGAGTTGCTCGCTttgtcttctgtaatagggccAATTATTCCTAAAATCACACTCTGCAGCGCAGAATTTTTGCATCTGCTCAGAAAAATGAGGCAGACATCAAAGCATTAGAGCAGGGCTGTGTGTGTTGCACATAATCTAAAAATTAgctgaaatttgaaagttttcaaaattttggcccGCAGCTGTGGTGGATTGTGAAATTTGGACCGCGTGTCATAAAGGTTGGACAGGCCTGCATTAGAGCATTGCAATCAATAAATGTTTTACTTTGGTTGATGGAAATGTTTAAAACTAAATCTTTCAAAATGTTTTATGGGTGGGAGGGGTACCCGTAACGTAACGTACTTCTCATTATCAATGTTATAAAAATCGTGATTAAATTTTTGTGTGACGTACCCTTCGTATAAGAAGTTTaataatcaaaatatttttgatagttTTTAACCCGGTAAGTTATATAAAGTGTCCCTTTGCAAAGCGATTTCAAACAAGATTAACTCTCTTCTCCTTTCTTCTCCGATTGCAGCCTCACCGCGCACAAAAACcgaaaaaggcaaaaaacgCTCACAGACCGAAGGGGAATCGATTCAACACCAGACGGCTGCCgaaacaatagaaaaccaagCTGTAGGGAAGTTTGCAGCAGCAATTTGACAGAGCATAACTATTGAAGAAAGTTTTGACaaagaattgttaaacattATTGTCTGTTTGTCAAATGATAACATATCCAATAAACGCAATTTTAGCAAATAAAATTGTAGTTTGTAGTTTTGTATTAACTCGAACAAGCCATCCTTGCGAAAATGCGACTATATGAATATTCTTGATTTACTTAGAGATAATACACTTTTGTACCATGcatgatatttcagtttttcatttattcgtatttttttcgTTGTCTAGAATTTGGACCAACAATCTTACGAAAATGCTCCGTATATAGCAAGAATAGTGCAAAAGGTaacagattaaaaaaaaactacaaaacctgCTCAAGTTTTACACATTTCAGCAACCCGGAAACATCTATCCTGAACCACCATTTTTGGTAGCGAAACGCCACGCCAGCCCATCCAAAAGACATTCAATGGTAAATAGACAGAGAATAATGAAAACCCAAAAGTTTAACAAATTGCTTGTTTACTATTCTTAGCGTCTACACAAGCGATCTCCCGCGGAAAAATTTAATACCCTTCTTGATGGGCTTAATTCGACGGTGAATCAGATGAATTGATGTTTTTAACCAGGTGGCATGGACTATTGGATGTAAAACTTTTCAATTCTTCAATATTGATCGGCACAATAGAACGTTTGATAGACGTGATTTTCTCAATGACCATTGAGAATATTGTAGACTTAatttttgtcaagagaaaaTTTAGATAAGAGTAAAATACAGCGTAACGTTTGGTCgtgaatataatttttttttcacctcatTTTCATTCTTTGGAAAATTTCGATTGAGTATAAATAAACATTATTATAGGGAGTATTTTTTTTCCCGTCCGAATGCCGTAATAGTAATTACCTGGGGGGGAGAAACgagtactacactcaaaaccgAGAACACGGACATGCGTCGTTTCTTGATAGCGTGTAgcaatcttcttgctgtaacgcatgcatgactcaaccGAAGTTTTTATTAACATCAGTATTgctgaatgtgcaaatttgtctgtaaaacataaatttttcgagtctgtgtttttttttttcaatttgccgttgtatgaaaatttcttcagagttttgagtttaaatatatttgCGCAGACATTCTGAAAATGTGCACGAGAGCGTAACCTGTGAGGCAGGATTTTCAGGGTTTCATGCAGtttcaaaaattgacaaaactttatctcactattttgtgaaacgagaaTCAACATTCGGCCGTGATGAATTGTGTTTAAAAtagtaaccaaagccttaaatccagaaaaaaactaAGCCTAATAACCGAAGTTCGCTAACATGATTATTccttaaagcttatgaaatttattattttacattaaaataaaccaaaatcttttgtaaaacgacaatgaatacaaaaactgtttgcgatgaattttttttcaggcAACGCGATTCcgttcagttataacaatactcctTACAAAAATAACGCTATTTTTCTCTTGGGtcaaattgacagtcagtgacagctcattctggttcattttgacactcacacagcttcgtatccgtttctccctcccaggtaatTACTATAGACCGAACTGCCTTTGGAGAAATTTAGAACGATTCGGTTACAACAAcctaaatgaaaaaataataacccAACCTCTCCTGCACGAGCGGAATGGCGATCCTCGGCTACGCAAGAGAAAGAAATTATGATCTAACATAAAGTGCCGTGCGAGTGAAATTTCCAAGAGCAGCGTGCCGCTCTGAAACCAGCAGGTTCTCCAGCTTGGGACCTCTTCGAGGCCAGTTAGTTTCACTCCAGATCCCGTCCGCGTCAAACGTTCGATCGTGTGTTCACCGCGCGCGGCCTTCTGAATAGTTCCCCACAACAACAAAAGCAACAGCTCGAGTTCCGAATTTCTCACGCCCCAACTTCGAGTTTCGAGAGTACCAAACAACGGCGGTTCTGTCCAGCTAGATGAAGCGATAATGAGCAATAACTGCTACTATCAGATCATAATTGTGGCGGTGGCGATCGGCGGCAACATCCTCAGCTGGCCCACGGCGGAAGCCGTTCGTTATGTTCCAAAATGGAAGAAACAGGTTGGAAGAAAGTTTTACAAGTTTGCTATTGCATTCGTCTTACTCATCCACCCGCGCTCCGTGTGTTGATTTCTTCTATTGGAAACCTTACCTTGCCCTCATCAAACAAgcaatcgtttttttatttgtcgaTCAGTTTCACCTTTCACGTGCACGCGAGTTTGTTTGTAATTATCGATCGTCGGTAGTGTTGTTCGGTTTGGGAGGTGAAATTTTTTGTGTAGTTTCCAAAGCGATTGCGGTGATCGTTTTATTATtgtttcatattcgtttgaccCCAGACCAATCGTGAGTGCAAAACTCCGTTATGATTATTGTTCCTTAGGGTGACCCCTTGTAGTGTATCTGAAGGGATTCCGGGTAGACCAGTATAATTAATATGATTAATATGATAAAAGTTCCTTTTGAAACCCAGATCAAATCGAAGCAGTACGAAGCAATTAAGATTAATTTCCAGTCACACTACTTCTTAAGACCCTTTCCCGTGAGCTCTCAAGTGCACGGCAACAGAAGCAgaaaaaaggcaataaaaagaAAGCATAACCGCCGGCCGTCGCTCGCCAGTTCGTGGACGCATTTAAAAAGATCAGCGCCTTTGGGCAGTAGCCTTTCAAGATCGTCTCTGGCTGGGATGTGAATGGAAAATTTCCGGTCTTAGAAGCTAACACGAAGTTCAACGCCCGGTGAAGAACGGCAAAGACGGACGCCAACAACTGCCCGGGAAATCATTTCCCGCATGAGCGTTGATCATACGTGTACCTACCTATGTGCGACGCGGTATTAGAAAGGTTAAATTCAGCAAATCAGTGTACTGTTATATTACCCGTTCCTGCCTATCTGGGTCTCCGTCGTTTATTGATCTGCTTTGACTCTCGGCATGTCGGTTGTTTTCTGgagagaaaaaatatacaaatgtTGTACGCGCAGGTGTAGTCAGTAAAAGTTGCTAATTTTTTATTCCACTGTCGTGTCCTTTGCTGACGGTCACTTAGCCAACTTGGGCCTATTTCTTCTCAGCTGTTGGATATGACTCAACTGGAAAGCTTATTGTGTTGGGGTTTGTGAATATGTTGTGGCGGCATTGTTTACCTGTTTAATTATTCACCCAACGAACGAGTTTGTAACGAATGTTTCGAATGTACATAATCTCTTTACTGCTTGGTTTTCTCTTATTTGTGTAGTATAAGCCGCAAAGAAAAGTGTCAATGTTTTTgcaattaattgtgtttgttgGCATCATTAGTGaatgatttgaaatgattgggagCTGCTAGCAATTCTGGAAGTTCACGAATAACGAATGATAATTTTTAGCTACACATCTCATTTTCAACTTTTGCATAAGTAATAAGTCCCgaaatttttcagaaaattttcaaCGGTAGGTAGGTACTTCACACATGGACGTCTTTTGTTTCTTTCATAAAGTTCCTGTCTAAAATTAAGAGGAAATTGTGTAGAAAAACCAGTTTTGCACTGTAAACTTTTGCGATGATCAGAAAAGTTTTCTCACAACTGTGTAGAATGACGATATTCTGTGATGGCATTTCATAGCATTTAGTACCCGACAACACTCAATTAAGATAAAAttctttacttacttttactttgttggctaacggaccgttcaccggtctagggccgaacgaattagagatgtccagcttcttctgtcttgggcagccgttctccagtctcctcgtacgtcagcagatcgtgcatcttcttccacctcGCACATCCACTGCGTGCGAGGTCTACCACGAAGTCGATGGTCTCattctggttctctactgaaga encodes:
- the LOC129725576 gene encoding uncharacterized protein LOC129725576, with the protein product MTAVLRVFLIVLVFVCGLLAQDLVTDLAKQSDDVTSSPPAKRSVDALGIMKKRSADPRQFPAMVHALNLDQQSYENAPYIARIVQKQPGNIYPEPPFLVAKRHASPSKRHSMRLHKRSPAEKFNTLLDGLNSTVNQMN